The proteins below come from a single Scatophagus argus isolate fScaArg1 chromosome 15, fScaArg1.pri, whole genome shotgun sequence genomic window:
- the mocs1 gene encoding molybdenum cofactor biosynthesis protein 1 isoform X1 has translation MTTHASMCCRLFVRQNSLTRLRKLVQCANLSIQRLCSSSTHEENELELRDSTSSALNSAASLKTRLNKEKRDDTILPFSAFLTDSFGRRHSYLRISLTEKCNLRCQYCMPEEGVKLTPRGQLLSTSEILTLARLFVQEGVEKIRLTGGEPLIRPDVLDIISELKKLEGLKTVAVTTNGMNLARLLPKLKDAGLDLINISLDTLVPAKFEFIVRRKGFHKVIEGIDKAIEMGYNPVKVNCVVMRGLNEDELLDFVALTEKKPLEVRFIEYMPFDGNRWNFKKMVSYQEMLDRIRQQWPNMEMLQSEHTDTAKTFQVPGFKGQVGFITSMSDHFCGSCNRLRITADGSLKVCLFGNSEVSLRDVLRSGASDEELLQIIGAAVGRKKKQHAGMFTISQMKNRPMILIAGSASHRLLSLPKSQDSQRASPIVFQFANDTSLSSTEAPPMCHSGSRRVLTGNGFLCLPDCAASTHTACVCCSRTMSEGNPVRSHITKKNPNTMDNPDSVALLHFSEFGTSRTNMMSSTNEDCLRYAQARSPKPLKSHFLKSPGTHFFCTLLNNAKSNLNHHIIRLCHHQSSTEAIESEQTNSDTNCRLDETTEAQLTHTDAQGRATMVDVGEKAPTCRTAKARSTVILGPTAFRLLRDNQLAKGDALAVAHLAGIMASKQTSALIPLCHTLPLDHASVTFDLDELNSAVVITATCRTTARTGVEMEALTAVSIAALTVYDMCKAVSHDIVITDVKLLSKAGGKRDFHRHPRAPSPPLNPIQENGE, from the exons ATGACTACTCACGCTAGCATGTGCTGCCGCTTGTTTGTCAGACAGAACAGTTTAACACGTTTAAGAAAACTAGTACAGTGTGCAAATTTGAGTATTCAACGACTGTGTTCCAGTTCTACGCACGAGGAAAATGAACTTGAACTCAGAGACTCGACTTCATCTGCTCTCAACTCCGCTGCATCTCTGAAAACGAGGTTAAATAAG GAGAAGAGAGACGACACCATACTACCCTTTTCAGCCTTCCTGACTGACAGCTTCGGCCGGAGGCACAGCTACCTGCGCATCTCCCTCACCGAGAAATGCAACCTGCGCT GTCAGTACTGCATGCCAGAGGAGGGGGTGAAGCTCACACCACGGGGCCAGCTGCTGTCCACCTCAGAAATACTGACCCTGGCTCGCCTCTTCGTCCAGGAGGGGGTGGAGAAAATCCGCCTGACTGGAGGAGAGCCCCTCATCAGACCGGATGTGCTGGACATCATCT CAGAACTCAAGAAGCTGGAGGGCCTGAAAACCGTTGCAGTGACAACCAACGGCATGAACTTGGCCAGGCTTCTGCCTAAGCTGAAAGATGCTGGCCTCGACCTGATTAACATAAGCCTGGATACGCTGGTCCCTGCCAAATTTGAGTTCATTGTCAGGCGAAAAG GATTTCACAAGGTCATAGAGGGCATTGATAAGGCTATCGAAATGGGCTACAACCCTGTCAAg GTTAACTGCGTGGTCATGCGAGGCCTCAACGAGGATGAGCTGCTAGATTTTGTGgcactgacagaaaagaagCCTCTGGAGGTGCGCTTCATTGAATACATGCCCTTCGATG GCAACAGGTGGAACTTTAAGAAGATGGTGAGTTACCAGGAGATGCTGGACCGAATTAGGCAGCAGTGGCCTAACATGGAAATGCTTCAAAgtgaacacactgacacagccaAG ACATTTCAAGTGCCAGGCTTCAAAGGTCAGGTGGGCTTCATCACCTCTATGTCTGACCATTTCTGTGGCTCCTGCAACCGCTTACGCATCACTGCAGATGGCAGCCTCAAG gtgtgtttgtttgggaaCTCTGAGGTCTCCTTGAGAGATGTCTTACGTTCTGGGGCATCAGATGAAGAGCTACTGCAGATCATTGGAGCTGCTGTGggcaggaagaagaaacaacacGCAG GCATGTTCACTATCTCCCAGATGAAAAACAGGCCGATGATCCTCATTG CAGGCAGTGCATCACATAGGCTGTTGTCTCTGCCAAAGTCACAGGACAGCCAGAGAGCTTCCCCCATTGTTTTCCAATTTGCAAATGACACATCCCTCTCTTCAACAGAAGCTCCTCCCATGTGCCACTCAGGCAGCAGGAGAGTCCTGACTGGAAATGGTTTTTTGTGCCTTCCAGACTGCGCTgcttcaacacacacagcctgtgtttGCTGCTCTAGAACTATGAGTGAGGGTAACCCTGTTAGGTCTCATATcaccaaaaaaaaccctaatACAATGGACAACCCTGACAGTGTAGCACTCCTTCACTTTTCTGAGTTTGGTACTTCACGCACAAATATGATGAGTTCCACTAATGAAGACTGTCTCAGGTACGCACAAGCCCGGAGTCCTAAACCTTTGAAGAGCCACTTCCTCAAGAGCCCgggaacacattttttttgcacactACTAAATAATGCAAAAAGCAATCTTAATCACCACATTATTAGACTGTGCCACCATCAAAGCTCTACTGAAGCAATAGAGAGTGAACAGACAAACTCAGACACCAACTGTCGCCTGGATGAAACCACTGAAGCCCAGCTGACACATACAGACGCCCAGGGCCGAGCCACAATGGTGGATGTTGGGGAGAAAGCTCCGACATGCCGCACAGCCAAAGCTCGCTCCACCGTCATCTTGGGTCCCACTGCCTTCCGCCTGCTTCGGGATAACCAGCTGGCTAAAGGTGACGCCCTTGCTGTGGCGCACTTGGCTGGCATCATGGCTTCCAAGCAGACCTCAGCCCTCATCCCGCTGTGCCACACGCTCCCCTTAGACCACGCCTCTGTCACCTTTGACCTTGACGAGCTGAATAGCGCTGTAGTCATCACTGCAACATGTCGCACTACGGCCAGGACAGGAGTTGAAATGGAGGCTTTAACAGCTGTCTCTATCGCAGCGCTGACTGTCTATGACATGTGCAAGGCAGTGAGCCATGACATTGTCATCACAGATGTAAAACTGCTCAGCAAGGCGGGCGGAAAGAGGGACTTTCATCGTCATCCTCGTGCTCCTTCTCCACCATTGAATCCAATCCAGGAAAACGGAGAATGA
- the mocs1 gene encoding molybdenum cofactor biosynthesis protein 1 isoform X3, giving the protein MTTHASMCCRLFVRQNSLTRLRKLVQCANLSIQRLCSSSTHEENELELRDSTSSALNSAASLKTRLNKEKRDDTILPFSAFLTDSFGRRHSYLRISLTEKCNLRCQYCMPEEGVKLTPRGQLLSTSEILTLARLFVQEGVEKIRLTGGEPLIRPDVLDIISELKKLEGLKTVAVTTNGMNLARLLPKLKDAGLDLINISLDTLVPAKFEFIVRRKGFHKVIEGIDKAIEMGYNPVKVNCVVMRGLNEDELLDFVALTEKKPLEVRFIEYMPFDGNRWNFKKMVSYQEMLDRIRQQWPNMEMLQSEHTDTAKTFQVPGFKGQVGFITSMSDHFCGSCNRLRITADGSLKVCLFGNSEVSLRDVLRSGASDEELLQIIGAAVGRKKKQHAGMFTISQMKNRPMILIEAPPMCHSGSRRVLTGNGFLCLPDCAASTHTACVCCSRTMSEGNPVRSHITKKNPNTMDNPDSVALLHFSEFGTSRTNMMSSTNEDCLRYAQARSPKPLKSHFLKSPGTHFFCTLLNNAKSNLNHHIIRLCHHQSSTEAIESEQTNSDTNCRLDETTEAQLTHTDAQGRATMVDVGEKAPTCRTAKARSTVILGPTAFRLLRDNQLAKGDALAVAHLAGIMASKQTSALIPLCHTLPLDHASVTFDLDELNSAVVITATCRTTARTGVEMEALTAVSIAALTVYDMCKAVSHDIVITDVKLLSKAGGKRDFHRHPRAPSPPLNPIQENGE; this is encoded by the exons ATGACTACTCACGCTAGCATGTGCTGCCGCTTGTTTGTCAGACAGAACAGTTTAACACGTTTAAGAAAACTAGTACAGTGTGCAAATTTGAGTATTCAACGACTGTGTTCCAGTTCTACGCACGAGGAAAATGAACTTGAACTCAGAGACTCGACTTCATCTGCTCTCAACTCCGCTGCATCTCTGAAAACGAGGTTAAATAAG GAGAAGAGAGACGACACCATACTACCCTTTTCAGCCTTCCTGACTGACAGCTTCGGCCGGAGGCACAGCTACCTGCGCATCTCCCTCACCGAGAAATGCAACCTGCGCT GTCAGTACTGCATGCCAGAGGAGGGGGTGAAGCTCACACCACGGGGCCAGCTGCTGTCCACCTCAGAAATACTGACCCTGGCTCGCCTCTTCGTCCAGGAGGGGGTGGAGAAAATCCGCCTGACTGGAGGAGAGCCCCTCATCAGACCGGATGTGCTGGACATCATCT CAGAACTCAAGAAGCTGGAGGGCCTGAAAACCGTTGCAGTGACAACCAACGGCATGAACTTGGCCAGGCTTCTGCCTAAGCTGAAAGATGCTGGCCTCGACCTGATTAACATAAGCCTGGATACGCTGGTCCCTGCCAAATTTGAGTTCATTGTCAGGCGAAAAG GATTTCACAAGGTCATAGAGGGCATTGATAAGGCTATCGAAATGGGCTACAACCCTGTCAAg GTTAACTGCGTGGTCATGCGAGGCCTCAACGAGGATGAGCTGCTAGATTTTGTGgcactgacagaaaagaagCCTCTGGAGGTGCGCTTCATTGAATACATGCCCTTCGATG GCAACAGGTGGAACTTTAAGAAGATGGTGAGTTACCAGGAGATGCTGGACCGAATTAGGCAGCAGTGGCCTAACATGGAAATGCTTCAAAgtgaacacactgacacagccaAG ACATTTCAAGTGCCAGGCTTCAAAGGTCAGGTGGGCTTCATCACCTCTATGTCTGACCATTTCTGTGGCTCCTGCAACCGCTTACGCATCACTGCAGATGGCAGCCTCAAG gtgtgtttgtttgggaaCTCTGAGGTCTCCTTGAGAGATGTCTTACGTTCTGGGGCATCAGATGAAGAGCTACTGCAGATCATTGGAGCTGCTGTGggcaggaagaagaaacaacacGCAG GCATGTTCACTATCTCCCAGATGAAAAACAGGCCGATGATCCTCATTG AAGCTCCTCCCATGTGCCACTCAGGCAGCAGGAGAGTCCTGACTGGAAATGGTTTTTTGTGCCTTCCAGACTGCGCTgcttcaacacacacagcctgtgtttGCTGCTCTAGAACTATGAGTGAGGGTAACCCTGTTAGGTCTCATATcaccaaaaaaaaccctaatACAATGGACAACCCTGACAGTGTAGCACTCCTTCACTTTTCTGAGTTTGGTACTTCACGCACAAATATGATGAGTTCCACTAATGAAGACTGTCTCAGGTACGCACAAGCCCGGAGTCCTAAACCTTTGAAGAGCCACTTCCTCAAGAGCCCgggaacacattttttttgcacactACTAAATAATGCAAAAAGCAATCTTAATCACCACATTATTAGACTGTGCCACCATCAAAGCTCTACTGAAGCAATAGAGAGTGAACAGACAAACTCAGACACCAACTGTCGCCTGGATGAAACCACTGAAGCCCAGCTGACACATACAGACGCCCAGGGCCGAGCCACAATGGTGGATGTTGGGGAGAAAGCTCCGACATGCCGCACAGCCAAAGCTCGCTCCACCGTCATCTTGGGTCCCACTGCCTTCCGCCTGCTTCGGGATAACCAGCTGGCTAAAGGTGACGCCCTTGCTGTGGCGCACTTGGCTGGCATCATGGCTTCCAAGCAGACCTCAGCCCTCATCCCGCTGTGCCACACGCTCCCCTTAGACCACGCCTCTGTCACCTTTGACCTTGACGAGCTGAATAGCGCTGTAGTCATCACTGCAACATGTCGCACTACGGCCAGGACAGGAGTTGAAATGGAGGCTTTAACAGCTGTCTCTATCGCAGCGCTGACTGTCTATGACATGTGCAAGGCAGTGAGCCATGACATTGTCATCACAGATGTAAAACTGCTCAGCAAGGCGGGCGGAAAGAGGGACTTTCATCGTCATCCTCGTGCTCCTTCTCCACCATTGAATCCAATCCAGGAAAACGGAGAATGA
- the mocs1 gene encoding molybdenum cofactor biosynthesis protein 1 isoform X5: protein MTTHASMCCRLFVRQNSLTRLRKLVQCANLSIQRLCSSSTHEENELELRDSTSSALNSAASLKTRLNKEKRDDTILPFSAFLTDSFGRRHSYLRISLTEKCNLRCQYCMPEEGVKLTPRGQLLSTSEILTLARLFVQEGVEKIRLTGGEPLIRPDVLDIISELKKLEGLKTVAVTTNGMNLARLLPKLKDAGLDLINISLDTLVPAKFEFIVRRKGFHKVIEGIDKAIEMGYNPVKVNCVVMRGLNEDELLDFVALTEKKPLEVRFIEYMPFDGNRWNFKKMVSYQEMLDRIRQQWPNMEMLQSEHTDTAKTFQVPGFKGQVGFITSMSDHFCGSCNRLRITADGSLKVCLFGNSEVSLRDVLRSGASDEELLQIIGAAVGRKKKQHAGMFTISQMKNRPMILIGG from the exons ATGACTACTCACGCTAGCATGTGCTGCCGCTTGTTTGTCAGACAGAACAGTTTAACACGTTTAAGAAAACTAGTACAGTGTGCAAATTTGAGTATTCAACGACTGTGTTCCAGTTCTACGCACGAGGAAAATGAACTTGAACTCAGAGACTCGACTTCATCTGCTCTCAACTCCGCTGCATCTCTGAAAACGAGGTTAAATAAG GAGAAGAGAGACGACACCATACTACCCTTTTCAGCCTTCCTGACTGACAGCTTCGGCCGGAGGCACAGCTACCTGCGCATCTCCCTCACCGAGAAATGCAACCTGCGCT GTCAGTACTGCATGCCAGAGGAGGGGGTGAAGCTCACACCACGGGGCCAGCTGCTGTCCACCTCAGAAATACTGACCCTGGCTCGCCTCTTCGTCCAGGAGGGGGTGGAGAAAATCCGCCTGACTGGAGGAGAGCCCCTCATCAGACCGGATGTGCTGGACATCATCT CAGAACTCAAGAAGCTGGAGGGCCTGAAAACCGTTGCAGTGACAACCAACGGCATGAACTTGGCCAGGCTTCTGCCTAAGCTGAAAGATGCTGGCCTCGACCTGATTAACATAAGCCTGGATACGCTGGTCCCTGCCAAATTTGAGTTCATTGTCAGGCGAAAAG GATTTCACAAGGTCATAGAGGGCATTGATAAGGCTATCGAAATGGGCTACAACCCTGTCAAg GTTAACTGCGTGGTCATGCGAGGCCTCAACGAGGATGAGCTGCTAGATTTTGTGgcactgacagaaaagaagCCTCTGGAGGTGCGCTTCATTGAATACATGCCCTTCGATG GCAACAGGTGGAACTTTAAGAAGATGGTGAGTTACCAGGAGATGCTGGACCGAATTAGGCAGCAGTGGCCTAACATGGAAATGCTTCAAAgtgaacacactgacacagccaAG ACATTTCAAGTGCCAGGCTTCAAAGGTCAGGTGGGCTTCATCACCTCTATGTCTGACCATTTCTGTGGCTCCTGCAACCGCTTACGCATCACTGCAGATGGCAGCCTCAAG gtgtgtttgtttgggaaCTCTGAGGTCTCCTTGAGAGATGTCTTACGTTCTGGGGCATCAGATGAAGAGCTACTGCAGATCATTGGAGCTGCTGTGggcaggaagaagaaacaacacGCAG GCATGTTCACTATCTCCCAGATGAAAAACAGGCCGATGATCCTCATTGGTGGGTGA
- the mocs1 gene encoding molybdenum cofactor biosynthesis protein 1 isoform X4 has product MNLARLLPKLKDAGLDLINISLDTLVPAKFEFIVRRKGFHKVIEGIDKAIEMGYNPVKVNCVVMRGLNEDELLDFVALTEKKPLEVRFIEYMPFDGNRWNFKKMVSYQEMLDRIRQQWPNMEMLQSEHTDTAKTFQVPGFKGQVGFITSMSDHFCGSCNRLRITADGSLKVCLFGNSEVSLRDVLRSGASDEELLQIIGAAVGRKKKQHAGMFTISQMKNRPMILIAGSASHRLLSLPKSQDSQRASPIVFQFANDTSLSSTEAPPMCHSGSRRVLTGNGFLCLPDCAASTHTACVCCSRTMSEGNPVRSHITKKNPNTMDNPDSVALLHFSEFGTSRTNMMSSTNEDCLRYAQARSPKPLKSHFLKSPGTHFFCTLLNNAKSNLNHHIIRLCHHQSSTEAIESEQTNSDTNCRLDETTEAQLTHTDAQGRATMVDVGEKAPTCRTAKARSTVILGPTAFRLLRDNQLAKGDALAVAHLAGIMASKQTSALIPLCHTLPLDHASVTFDLDELNSAVVITATCRTTARTGVEMEALTAVSIAALTVYDMCKAVSHDIVITDVKLLSKAGGKRDFHRHPRAPSPPLNPIQENGE; this is encoded by the exons ATGAACTTGGCCAGGCTTCTGCCTAAGCTGAAAGATGCTGGCCTCGACCTGATTAACATAAGCCTGGATACGCTGGTCCCTGCCAAATTTGAGTTCATTGTCAGGCGAAAAG GATTTCACAAGGTCATAGAGGGCATTGATAAGGCTATCGAAATGGGCTACAACCCTGTCAAg GTTAACTGCGTGGTCATGCGAGGCCTCAACGAGGATGAGCTGCTAGATTTTGTGgcactgacagaaaagaagCCTCTGGAGGTGCGCTTCATTGAATACATGCCCTTCGATG GCAACAGGTGGAACTTTAAGAAGATGGTGAGTTACCAGGAGATGCTGGACCGAATTAGGCAGCAGTGGCCTAACATGGAAATGCTTCAAAgtgaacacactgacacagccaAG ACATTTCAAGTGCCAGGCTTCAAAGGTCAGGTGGGCTTCATCACCTCTATGTCTGACCATTTCTGTGGCTCCTGCAACCGCTTACGCATCACTGCAGATGGCAGCCTCAAG gtgtgtttgtttgggaaCTCTGAGGTCTCCTTGAGAGATGTCTTACGTTCTGGGGCATCAGATGAAGAGCTACTGCAGATCATTGGAGCTGCTGTGggcaggaagaagaaacaacacGCAG GCATGTTCACTATCTCCCAGATGAAAAACAGGCCGATGATCCTCATTG CAGGCAGTGCATCACATAGGCTGTTGTCTCTGCCAAAGTCACAGGACAGCCAGAGAGCTTCCCCCATTGTTTTCCAATTTGCAAATGACACATCCCTCTCTTCAACAGAAGCTCCTCCCATGTGCCACTCAGGCAGCAGGAGAGTCCTGACTGGAAATGGTTTTTTGTGCCTTCCAGACTGCGCTgcttcaacacacacagcctgtgtttGCTGCTCTAGAACTATGAGTGAGGGTAACCCTGTTAGGTCTCATATcaccaaaaaaaaccctaatACAATGGACAACCCTGACAGTGTAGCACTCCTTCACTTTTCTGAGTTTGGTACTTCACGCACAAATATGATGAGTTCCACTAATGAAGACTGTCTCAGGTACGCACAAGCCCGGAGTCCTAAACCTTTGAAGAGCCACTTCCTCAAGAGCCCgggaacacattttttttgcacactACTAAATAATGCAAAAAGCAATCTTAATCACCACATTATTAGACTGTGCCACCATCAAAGCTCTACTGAAGCAATAGAGAGTGAACAGACAAACTCAGACACCAACTGTCGCCTGGATGAAACCACTGAAGCCCAGCTGACACATACAGACGCCCAGGGCCGAGCCACAATGGTGGATGTTGGGGAGAAAGCTCCGACATGCCGCACAGCCAAAGCTCGCTCCACCGTCATCTTGGGTCCCACTGCCTTCCGCCTGCTTCGGGATAACCAGCTGGCTAAAGGTGACGCCCTTGCTGTGGCGCACTTGGCTGGCATCATGGCTTCCAAGCAGACCTCAGCCCTCATCCCGCTGTGCCACACGCTCCCCTTAGACCACGCCTCTGTCACCTTTGACCTTGACGAGCTGAATAGCGCTGTAGTCATCACTGCAACATGTCGCACTACGGCCAGGACAGGAGTTGAAATGGAGGCTTTAACAGCTGTCTCTATCGCAGCGCTGACTGTCTATGACATGTGCAAGGCAGTGAGCCATGACATTGTCATCACAGATGTAAAACTGCTCAGCAAGGCGGGCGGAAAGAGGGACTTTCATCGTCATCCTCGTGCTCCTTCTCCACCATTGAATCCAATCCAGGAAAACGGAGAATGA
- the mocs1 gene encoding molybdenum cofactor biosynthesis protein 1 isoform X2: MTTHASMCCRLFVRQNSLTRLRKLVQCANLSIQRLCSSSTHEENELELRDSTSSALNSAASLKTRLNKEKRDDTILPFSAFLTDSFGRRHSYLRISLTEKCNLRCQYCMPEEGVKLTPRGQLLSTSEILTLARLFVQEGVEKIRLTGGEPLIRPDVLDIISELKKLEGLKTVAVTTNGMNLARLLPKLKDAGLDLINISLDTLVPAKFEFIVRRKGFHKVIEGIDKAIEMGYNPVKVNCVVMRGLNEDELLDFVALTEKKPLEVRFIEYMPFDGNRWNFKKMVSYQEMLDRIRQQWPNMEMLQSEHTDTAKTFQVPGFKGQVGFITSMSDHFCGSCNRLRITADGSLKVCLFGNSEVSLRDVLRSGASDEELLQIIGAAVGRKKKQHAGMFTISQMKNRPMILIGSASHRLLSLPKSQDSQRASPIVFQFANDTSLSSTEAPPMCHSGSRRVLTGNGFLCLPDCAASTHTACVCCSRTMSEGNPVRSHITKKNPNTMDNPDSVALLHFSEFGTSRTNMMSSTNEDCLRYAQARSPKPLKSHFLKSPGTHFFCTLLNNAKSNLNHHIIRLCHHQSSTEAIESEQTNSDTNCRLDETTEAQLTHTDAQGRATMVDVGEKAPTCRTAKARSTVILGPTAFRLLRDNQLAKGDALAVAHLAGIMASKQTSALIPLCHTLPLDHASVTFDLDELNSAVVITATCRTTARTGVEMEALTAVSIAALTVYDMCKAVSHDIVITDVKLLSKAGGKRDFHRHPRAPSPPLNPIQENGE; encoded by the exons ATGACTACTCACGCTAGCATGTGCTGCCGCTTGTTTGTCAGACAGAACAGTTTAACACGTTTAAGAAAACTAGTACAGTGTGCAAATTTGAGTATTCAACGACTGTGTTCCAGTTCTACGCACGAGGAAAATGAACTTGAACTCAGAGACTCGACTTCATCTGCTCTCAACTCCGCTGCATCTCTGAAAACGAGGTTAAATAAG GAGAAGAGAGACGACACCATACTACCCTTTTCAGCCTTCCTGACTGACAGCTTCGGCCGGAGGCACAGCTACCTGCGCATCTCCCTCACCGAGAAATGCAACCTGCGCT GTCAGTACTGCATGCCAGAGGAGGGGGTGAAGCTCACACCACGGGGCCAGCTGCTGTCCACCTCAGAAATACTGACCCTGGCTCGCCTCTTCGTCCAGGAGGGGGTGGAGAAAATCCGCCTGACTGGAGGAGAGCCCCTCATCAGACCGGATGTGCTGGACATCATCT CAGAACTCAAGAAGCTGGAGGGCCTGAAAACCGTTGCAGTGACAACCAACGGCATGAACTTGGCCAGGCTTCTGCCTAAGCTGAAAGATGCTGGCCTCGACCTGATTAACATAAGCCTGGATACGCTGGTCCCTGCCAAATTTGAGTTCATTGTCAGGCGAAAAG GATTTCACAAGGTCATAGAGGGCATTGATAAGGCTATCGAAATGGGCTACAACCCTGTCAAg GTTAACTGCGTGGTCATGCGAGGCCTCAACGAGGATGAGCTGCTAGATTTTGTGgcactgacagaaaagaagCCTCTGGAGGTGCGCTTCATTGAATACATGCCCTTCGATG GCAACAGGTGGAACTTTAAGAAGATGGTGAGTTACCAGGAGATGCTGGACCGAATTAGGCAGCAGTGGCCTAACATGGAAATGCTTCAAAgtgaacacactgacacagccaAG ACATTTCAAGTGCCAGGCTTCAAAGGTCAGGTGGGCTTCATCACCTCTATGTCTGACCATTTCTGTGGCTCCTGCAACCGCTTACGCATCACTGCAGATGGCAGCCTCAAG gtgtgtttgtttgggaaCTCTGAGGTCTCCTTGAGAGATGTCTTACGTTCTGGGGCATCAGATGAAGAGCTACTGCAGATCATTGGAGCTGCTGTGggcaggaagaagaaacaacacGCAG GCATGTTCACTATCTCCCAGATGAAAAACAGGCCGATGATCCTCATTG GCAGTGCATCACATAGGCTGTTGTCTCTGCCAAAGTCACAGGACAGCCAGAGAGCTTCCCCCATTGTTTTCCAATTTGCAAATGACACATCCCTCTCTTCAACAGAAGCTCCTCCCATGTGCCACTCAGGCAGCAGGAGAGTCCTGACTGGAAATGGTTTTTTGTGCCTTCCAGACTGCGCTgcttcaacacacacagcctgtgtttGCTGCTCTAGAACTATGAGTGAGGGTAACCCTGTTAGGTCTCATATcaccaaaaaaaaccctaatACAATGGACAACCCTGACAGTGTAGCACTCCTTCACTTTTCTGAGTTTGGTACTTCACGCACAAATATGATGAGTTCCACTAATGAAGACTGTCTCAGGTACGCACAAGCCCGGAGTCCTAAACCTTTGAAGAGCCACTTCCTCAAGAGCCCgggaacacattttttttgcacactACTAAATAATGCAAAAAGCAATCTTAATCACCACATTATTAGACTGTGCCACCATCAAAGCTCTACTGAAGCAATAGAGAGTGAACAGACAAACTCAGACACCAACTGTCGCCTGGATGAAACCACTGAAGCCCAGCTGACACATACAGACGCCCAGGGCCGAGCCACAATGGTGGATGTTGGGGAGAAAGCTCCGACATGCCGCACAGCCAAAGCTCGCTCCACCGTCATCTTGGGTCCCACTGCCTTCCGCCTGCTTCGGGATAACCAGCTGGCTAAAGGTGACGCCCTTGCTGTGGCGCACTTGGCTGGCATCATGGCTTCCAAGCAGACCTCAGCCCTCATCCCGCTGTGCCACACGCTCCCCTTAGACCACGCCTCTGTCACCTTTGACCTTGACGAGCTGAATAGCGCTGTAGTCATCACTGCAACATGTCGCACTACGGCCAGGACAGGAGTTGAAATGGAGGCTTTAACAGCTGTCTCTATCGCAGCGCTGACTGTCTATGACATGTGCAAGGCAGTGAGCCATGACATTGTCATCACAGATGTAAAACTGCTCAGCAAGGCGGGCGGAAAGAGGGACTTTCATCGTCATCCTCGTGCTCCTTCTCCACCATTGAATCCAATCCAGGAAAACGGAGAATGA